In Episyrphus balteatus chromosome 4, idEpiBalt1.1, whole genome shotgun sequence, the sequence ATCAGAAATGGGGTAatctttttgtttattattattgtacTCGAGTTAGTTTATGGATTTAAAGTTAGAAGATAGAAGGATTGATTGTTATTTGAACTACTTTTTGGATTTATAGGGTGTTTCACAATTAACCCCACAGACAACTACAGTCGTGggcataattattttgacaGATGAACAATTCTCGTTCTGATGAGAATTATTTCTAAGGGTTAAACTTTATATAGGTTATGTtgatggttatttattaagtatgttatggtgaatctcatggtaGCTTTCAGGCAGCTTTTTACTTACGATATAGGTACATACTTTATAGGGTGATTCAGCAGTAATGTGTCAAAAAGCTAGTGCGTGTAGGTTGGTTCGAGACaaggaaaaaaatcgtatgggagggggggtctattccccttcgttaaGCGGGGAagggcaattaaaaaaaaaaatttacttaatttggaaagaaattattaaaaatcaacggttacacctatAATAACGTGATATACCTTCTTGTAAAGCCAattgtcttttacaaaaaaaattgaattgagccATTTTTTAGCatagtttttggaaaattaattttaaaaatcaaaattttgaaaaaaaaactggaaaaaattttaaactaatttttttttaattttatgtaattaagtaccaatttagttttttaaaattcgatgctcttatttgttttaaacAGAAAACCAGATACAGAAAAAAAGCTTGTCATTTTccagaaattaacaaaaaaccaaaagtactttttttctaaaaaaaaaacactttatttttgttcttatgtggtgttgataaattaatttatgaaacatttaccattcgtctattattttttaaaaattcaaacttaaataaggatacaaCAAAGTGATAAGgcattggattaaccctgatcAACTtctttcattgataacacctgaaaacttacctggaTTCTTGCTGGAAGGGCCTTAAGTCAATAAAACcgcaatttttaatgaaaattgaacaacaaataataatgtacatccaaaagataaataaatgacAAGAAAATGCAAATACATATCGCACCCCCGGTGGAACAACGACGTAagtgcaaattttgaattttctgagttAAGTATGCCATAGTTTCAAGAAAAGGTATTTCCTTCCGATGAAACAAAGAcccaattgaaaattttctatttgTATCCAGGGGGCAGAAATTCCTTTGGACCGTTACATTGTTTTCAaacgttttcaaaatgtttaatcgAGTTTTCTGAAGAATCAACATTTTTGTACTTACGTCGTTGTACCACCGGAGGTGCGATATGGAGGAGAATTCAAATGCTGCctatctagaaaaaaaataattctcttgaaacattcaaaaatcaaagaatatgacttaaaaattccttttttattataaactgCTTGTGCAAATATTATGTTGTTgttttacattaaaataaaacaattttgctGTCTAAAGGCCCTTACAGCTGGAATTCTTTGACGGCGGGCGCCCCAGACAGactaagaaaaattctcaggtgagtttttaggttttatcaatgaaaaaagttgatctaTTCATTGttaaacgcttccaaaacgcttATAAAACGCGTGCAAGatgcgcccaaaacgcgtccgagaCGCATCCAAaaagcgtccaaaacgcttccaagaCAAGCCCAAAATGCGTCCAAGACaagtccgaaacgcgtccaagacaagtccgaaacgcgtccaagaCGCAACCAAAACGCATATGCAAGACGCGTCTAAAACACTTCCAAGAACTGTCCAAATCCATCCAAGACGTGTCCAAATCCGTCCATGACGCGTCCAAatcgcgcccaaaacgcgtccgaaacacgTACaagacgcatccaaaacgcgtgcaaaatgcgtccaaaacgagTCCAAGACGCGTCCAAAACATGTCAAAATGTGTCCGACATGCATCCAAATCCGTCCAAGACGCATCCAAACCGCGtgcaaaacgcatccaaaatcCGACACTGACACGTCCAAGACGCCTTCAAAACGCGTCCgacacgcatccaaaacgcgtccggaACGCGTCCAAGACGCTTCCAAATCGCGTCAAAGACGCAACCAAAACGTGTCCAAGACGCGATCATAAAACCGCTTTCGACTTGCTCTATAGATAGGGCAagtagtattggtttcgtgtagaaaaaaaaattggggtttttaatcaaaaccaacattacgatgatggagagaACTCCGTAAAAGTGGGTCTTgcaattccgtccgtccgtctgtggacgggtggacggattttcttcaaatttggtaggtacagatgatttttatggaattatgaaatttgtttttttttttctttttttatatctcacttagaaagtgtagctcctatacatattttttaaatgacaccaactaactcgaaaacggctctaacgattttgacaaGTAAACTTACATAAAAGTGGTTtcaactgcaagagcaagtacgtgcgcccagtcgtgcattttattttatttctctgaggtgcgttctttttctaacaatagtcaacgatcgttgttatgtcaaaaattattgttgaagtgtcattgttagaaatcgttggattttttacaaatcatttaggaacgatttattgtcagagattgttagactgtcaaaccaccagctaaatttcttttgagaatacttttatttccattattataacgaaaaaaaattgtttttcattcaaaataaattatctttcatcaaaaaattacaaaactctctttttattttcatttttccgcttatttcaaaaaaaaaaaattgtttgtgtttgttttgtaaacaaaacattcactttgacacatcaacaatctcatgagtgttaccattgaataattacaaatagaagtgacaccgcagattactcatgcgaccacaacgtaccggaagatagatgaactacatgtttgcgcctcaactaccatgtattttcgagttgagtcttaactaataattttttttataccttcataaaaaaattaataattattattatacatttcaaagagcttatattgatataagttttcgtatattgaaaagtcatattagtctagagaacaaggacgatgccttttactcctactggcctaggttcgaataccggtaaatattgaaattgttttttttttgcggagatttttttttgacaaatttaattaatttttattctagtaatgtaaaaaaaaaaaacaatcccaatttcccgtcagattcgaacctaggcaggtaaacttaccagacattcaccttatcctctaggctatctccactttttgaaataggtaaacttttatctatatgtataagcgatttaggatttgattttgggttgctggatttgttttggattgttggatttgcttttttaattcaacgcacgatactagcgccgacaattttacagcggaagtttccctgggtgtccacttctatttgtaattattcaatggtgttacgatttgtaactatttgacacttgaaaacgagtttaggaacgattttcatctgtcaaatagttacaaatcgtaactattttgtagtttaggaacgacaaaagttaacgatagttaacaatagttaactattgttagaaaaagaacgcacctctggTTCTTCCAAACGATTTCTTATTTCttatcttatttcaaagaaattctttataaaaaaaacatttattttgtttaactttattttttgtttttttaatcatattttAGCAAACTGtgcattgcttttttttaattttagtttttggtgttcaaagtaaaaaaaaacagcatcttaaataaatttgatctcaaaaaaaatatgcaagatgtatttttagaaaacataaaCTTTATCAcctaattttaagaaaattatcttctttcaatattttttttagaattttttttttttttttttgttgaaacaaagcttaaaatttgaattttcttgaactgcctaaaattttttattagctttagaaatttaatttgccaaaaaaatattttcgaaaaattatcaaaacccatttagtttttaaattgtttcttaattatttaaaattacttgtttgacagtttattataatttatgatattataaatataatttattacatagtaatttttaactttgtatctttcttataaataattaaattattttagttttttttttaaatatacaaaacaaacaTTGCTGATATAGCTGCACATACACTAAATCCGCTGGCTGTATAATAGGTTGCCCTAGTTGTTCCCATCCAACTCACCAAAGAGCCAAGTCCTAATGATATTGAAAGTTGAGCAATAAACAACATGCTACTAACAATAGCCATGTCAGTACCAAGTCCTCGAGGTTGTTTCAATGGAACAGTCTTTCCATTACTGATTTCAAACTAaaagagaaaaattaataaactttctaaataactgaaaactaaaatcCAAACTTACACAACCACTTGCATGATAATTGGCAACGAGAATAAAAGGAATTGTGTAAATTGTAGCATAGAAAATTCCTGCTGTAATACTGAGCAACAAAACTCCGATCTTGCTTGGGACAAAAGCTAAAAGGAACATTCCAATTGCATACAGCAATAATCCAAAGATGTAGATGCACTTTGGTCTGGAAATAAGATGTAAGAAATTTAGTCTTATTGGTGGAATAATATAATTCAAAACTTACTTGAACCAATCcatcaatttttcaataatcaagGAATATAAAGCACAAGATAGAGCGTAGATTGCCATACCCCAACCTCCATATCGAACTCCATCCTCATAGAGTTTGTATTCTTCTGATGTAACTGGTGCCTTAAATATCGAATTTAGTTAAGATTCAAACCATTTTGTTTAAATGACTCACAGTTGGATCGCCATGAAATACTTCTTCGCCTACAAAGTCTGTAAAGTATACACAATAACAAATGTGTCCCATCCAACTGAGAAAGTTCGTCAGGCACAAGATCCACATTGACTTTGGCATAACCACAATACTTTTCAGGTACTTTGCCAAGGACACTGTTTCGACTTCTGGATTGGAAGGTGCTTCAAAGCAATCAGGATCTTTGAACTTCTCCAGTTTGTTGTCACCATTGACTTCGATAGATTGGCCCTAATTAATTTCCCAAAATTGTATTCGAATGATTGTTAGTCTATATCAATCAGAACTTACCTCTAAAAGTGAATTGTTGATGCgttgtttttttgggaattcaTCTTTGATTGCTGTAGTTACCAGTGGTCGAAGCATTTTATCTCTTTCCATAAGAGGCAATGGAATCTCTCTGAAGCTTGCAACTGTTATTAAGAGACCCACCAGAAAGAAAAATGCATCGATCATAAAGGCAGCTTGAATGTTTCCTCCAAGAAGCTGTCCTATTGCAGTTGATTCCCAGTTGATTCCACCGATACAATATCCTGCAGCACTTCCTAGACCAGCCATTACACTGAAACTACTTAGCGCAAAATTATGGTCTTCAGCAATGCAAACATCAAGCATATAGGCTCTTGCCGGGCTTTGACTAGTTTCGGCACAAAAGTCCATCATCATAGTTCCCAAGACAGTTAAGATTAttgctatttttaaatttggctTATCATTTGCTGGCAATGTTGTAATTATCGAGGTATTTGTGCTATTGCTTTCCATCATCGCAGTCATATTGATGACGTCATCACCAAAGAACTCTCCGATATTTCttccaaaaggcaaaaatataaaaccaaatGCAATTCCCAAAGCTAACAGCAATATAATTGGTCTTCTTCGACCGAGATTTAGATTGCATCGATCACTTAGGGAGCCTATAAATGGTCCAAGAAGTAAGCCCAAGACCGGAGATAGACCCCAAACCATTGTCATAGTTGCGTGATCAACTCCAATTTTAAGTAAAGTTGGTGACACAAAAGCTGTTTCGGCTGCATACACAAAACCAATTCCTATGGCCAAAGCTGAAAGTCTCAAGATATCTATGAACGATTTCTTACGAAAAACATGAGAATAGTCTTTCTTTTGTATGCTGGCATGTTTTTCACGAGCTTCTAGCATTTTTGTGTACACCGATTCATAGAAAATATCGGTAACGTCTGTCATTTTGATTTCTTATCtgttgaaggaaaaaaaaatagctttaaattatttttgaagcaaaattcttttcttatattttgttattttgaaaattttagatgGAAACTTTAATACAAGATATTTTAAGACAAGTTTCTAACTGTTTCAGAGATTTATATAGAGTCAAACTATGCAACGAATCTGAAAAAGCATTTTCAGAATCACAACTCTAACTAAATAGCAAGCAATAAAAATATTCCTGTCAAATTTTATTCAGACTCATATAGCTTTGCCGCCACGTAAAAAGGGGTTAAGTAAACAAATTGCACTTTCCTGGTTTGGATCAAGTACGAATAAGATCTTTATACTCTttcatttggtatcaaaaacatatgCTATGAGCAACTCTTTCTATTGAAATAAACGGATCAATgttcaaaaacttaatttgctaaaatttttaagactttccaaaaaaaaaatattaaaattcttcaaaGGCAAAAAAGAAAACCTTAAATGCATAATTGTAATTATTACTTTCCGAAACAAGAAggtatgcaatttaattttttttattaaaatgcatttttgaaaaaagaaattttcaaaatcgttagagccattttttaaaaaaaactttttttataaatgatttgttggcaaattaatttaaacatcaagtttgtatgccattttgtagcaatTTTATCAatcaaaaccttaaaaaaaaattcaaaatagttttaaattccggcgaaattattttatttacgaATAAAcaagaattatttttgatttttaaaagaaatttgaaattttcataagaattcaaaaattacttttattaaaaaaatcgtagaaattcagattaaaaataaaattaaaattacttttattaaaaaaatcgtagaatttcagattaaaaaaaataaaatcgaaaactGAACGTAGTAAATTATATAAttgtttaaatatcaaaatttttcaaaaattttttttttctgttgtgagaGTTTGAACTTtagagatgaaataaaacaccacatTTTTTGCAGTTGTAAATGACTTAATTCTTAtcacttttttatgaataaaatcaaattcttttgagtttatttgaacattttattagctttcacatgatttttgttttgtcatgatacgatcattttttactgagatacagcctatagaaaatcactaaaaaaaatcacaatttttttcccttaattttttgggctagtgtattaaTCGTAGTAAATTTATGTATAAATCTAAAACACGACATATTAAAGACATTTAAAAGTCAAACCCATAAAATTccatgtttgagaaataattcactaAAATCAGCATGACAgctatttcaaataattttaaaaaagatacaatcgggcacgttcaggaaatattagggactagatatttaggcaacgtcattttctgaacggaaatttgagtaaattgactaaattagtttggatgtgatgctactgtcaaatttcgaaatttatttaagaatattaccggtcgcatgggtaagacaccaaatttgacttaactgtaatgaataaataaaattaattataaccgataatgcactttttagttgtttttcacacaaataaatttaattttgctaaattaattctttaaataaaaacaatctgctgtcatgtttacaaaaaaaactttcctaaatttttagggaaaattttcttgcctaactttccagtcagctttccaataaaattaattaaattggaaggattttttttgacagctgaccaatcagaatgcgagaaattacctaaatatttagtccctaacgtttctgaacctgcccattaacttatttttctggcatctttgttttttttaggaaaaatagaaattttcaaatttaaactactgataaaaaatgaaaatactttTTGGTTTGTAGGGTTTTTTTAACATAACAAAACTGCATACAGTGCATACTGCCTACTTTGTTTTAGGACTTCTGTCATTGtaaaaattccaaattaaatttttgcacATTCCGCCTTTCGTCAAATTTTCCCAGATTTAagatgttttgttttgaaaagaaGATATATTTAGACGTTTTCagcaatgtataaaacatgtggttaagctgaacaatttcaaaaattccattttttttatttaatccaacttcgaattcaattaaaagcatattttttaaataacatgcTGTTTTTTTGCCCTCCAGGTCagtccagattttgggggtgtttcGGAACTTTTACATACCGTTTTGTAATCAGTGTAAGTATGGGCAAAAATCAGAATACAAAATATTCAAGAAGGTATAGTTATAATATTATTCAGTCCTAAAGCGTTCGCGGAAATGATGTTTTGAccataattatgtttttttatttcacaatataaaaaaaatattttttaaagattattttttagtGGCCTAtcacgaaaaaattaaattttaatttgaatatacTTGAACTAGTTTTTCTTCTATTCATAATCATTTTgctatttgtaataaaaataataaaaatcaaaaaattgtacGTTATCTTATACATATCTTTCTGTACATAtccacattttttaaataaactaaactaaaccaAAACTTAACTAAATAAACTAATcggcaaatgaaaaaaaaactttaactttttttttttattttaaaaggaattttccacttttatgaatttgagctaatattt encodes:
- the LOC129917876 gene encoding proton-associated sugar transporter A-like, giving the protein MTDVTDIFYESVYTKMLEAREKHASIQKKDYSHVFRKKSFIDILRLSALAIGIGFVYAAETAFVSPTLLKIGVDHATMTMVWGLSPVLGLLLGPFIGSLSDRCNLNLGRRRPIILLLALGIAFGFIFLPFGRNIGEFFGDDVINMTAMMESNSTNTSIITTLPANDKPNLKIAIILTVLGTMMMDFCAETSQSPARAYMLDVCIAEDHNFALSSFSVMAGLGSAAGYCIGGINWESTAIGQLLGGNIQAAFMIDAFFFLVGLLITVASFREIPLPLMERDKMLRPLVTTAIKDEFPKKQRINNSLLEGQSIEVNGDNKLEKFKDPDCFEAPSNPEVETVSLAKYLKSIVVMPKSMWILCLTNFLSWMGHICYCVYFTDFVGEEVFHGDPTAPVTSEEYKLYEDGVRYGGWGMAIYALSCALYSLIIEKLMDWFKPKCIYIFGLLLYAIGMFLLAFVPSKIGVLLLSITAGIFYATIYTIPFILVANYHASGCFEISNGKTVPLKQPRGLGTDMAIVSSMLFIAQLSISLGLGSLVSWMGTTRATYYTASGFSVCAAISAMFVLYI